In Caulobacter segnis ATCC 21756, the sequence GCGCCCTCGACCGCCAGGCCGGTCGGCGTCTGGACGGCGATGCGCATCTGCTTGATCTGGGCCTCGTGGATCAGGCCGTACATGGTCTCGGTCAGCACGCCGTCGGCGATCGAGAACCAGACCTTGGACACCGCGCCAGTCGGGCCGCCGGGCTTGTAGGCGCCGTCGACATAGGCCTCGTAGGACGCCCCGACGCCGGTCTTGGCGGCGTAGGCCCAGGTCGTGGCCGGCGCGGCGGCGTGGGCGGCGTGGGCGAGCGCGGAGGCGGCCGAGGCCAGGGCGATCAGTTTCAGGCGGCGCATGGCGAGGACCTCGTCAGGCTGAAGGGAAAACAGGGGATCAGGCGGGCTTGGCGTCGCGAACCGCGAAGGTCCCCAGGGCTGCGATGACCAGGGAGGCCGCGCCCAGGACGAGCGCGTAGATGGCCTGGCTGCCGAAGAAGGTCTTCAGCAGCAGGCCCAGCACCGTCGCCGCCAGGAGCTGCGGGATGACGATGAAGAAATTGAAGACGCCCATGTAGACGCCCATCTTCCGGGCCGGCAGCGCGCCCGCCAGGATCGAGTACGGGGCCGACAGGATCGAGCTCCAGGCGAACCCGACGCCGATCATGCCCACCCACAGCAGGCCCGGCTGGCGGATCAGCAGAAAGGACAGCAAGCCCAGCGCGCCCAGCGTCAGGCAGACGGCGTGGCTGACCTTGCGGCTGGTGACCTTGACCATCACCGGGATCAGCAGGGCCGCCAGGGCCGCGACGCCGTTATAGACGGCGAACAGCACACCCACCCAGTCGGCGCCTTCGTTGTAGGCCTTGGAGGCGGCGTCCGTCGCGCCGAAGTGGACCGCCGCCACGGCGGGCGTCGTGTAGATCCACATGGCGAACAGGCCAAACCACGAGAAGAACTGCACCACCGCCAGCTGACGCATGGTGACGGGCATGCGGAAGACGTCCTCCAGCACCTCGGAGAAACCATTGTCGGTGCGGCCCAGGCGCTTGAACCGCGCGCCGGCCACGCCCGCGACGCCGAACGCCAGCAGCAGCCCCGCCAGGACGTAGAGCTCCTTTTCCAGCCGCGCCCCCCAGACGATCGCGGCCAGGGCCAGGCCGGCCAGCACGCCGCCGACGCCCAGGGCGATATAGGCGTTGATCGAAGGCGCGGGCTCCTGGCGCGGACCAAAGCGACGCTCCTCCACGTCGAATGCCTGCAGTTGCTCGGGCGGATATTCGCGGGTGGTGAAGACGGTCCACATCACCGCCGCCAGCAGTCCCGCGCCGCCGACGTAGAAGGCGATGCGGACCGCGTCGGGGATCTCGCCCGGCGGAGCCGTGTTGGCGACGTGGAGCCAGTTGGTCAGCATCCACGGCAGGGCCGAGGCCAGCACCGCGCCCAGGCCGATGAAAAAGCTCTGCATGGCGTAGCCGGTGGCGCGCTGCTCGTCGGGCAGGTTGTCGCCGACGAAGGCCCGGAACGGCTCCATGGTGACATTGATCGAGGCGTCCATGATCCACAGCGCCGCCGCCGCGACCCACAGGGTCGGCGAATTCGGCATGACCAGCAGGGCCGCCGTGGTCAGGATCGCGCCCCAGAAGAAATAGGGCCGCCGACGGCCCAGTCGCCCCCAGGTCTTGTCGCTGAGATGGCCGATGATCGGCTGGACCAGAAGGCCCGTGGCCGGCGCGGCGATCCACAGGATCGCCAGGTGGTTCACGTCGACACCCAGGGTCTGGAAGATGCGGCTGGTGTTGGCGTTCTGCAGGCCGAAACCGATCTGGATTCCGAAGAACCCAAAGCACATGTTCCAGATCTGCAGGAAAGTCAGCCTCTGCCTGGCCATCCGTCTCCGCCCCGCCGCGACCGGTTAGCCCGGTCCGTTTTCGCAATATTTTGCACAAGTTGCGCAAGGCGTATTTGCACATGCCCCGCCGTTTCGCGCAACGGAAAAGGCTGCAAAATATGGAGATGTTGCGCACGATCGTGCTGAAGCACTCTCGAGACGCCAGATATACGCGCCCCCCTGGCGACATTGTTTGCGGTATTTTTCACAAACTGCCGATGCGGCTAGCCGCCCGCTGGACGGTTGCAAATCTCGCCGAACCGGGCCTTATGGCCAATGAAAAACTTTGCAGAAATGTTTGCAGCAAAGCGTTGGGGACGGGCGTAGGTGAGCAGAGGCGCGACACGACTTGAGGACCTGGCCAAGCTGGCCGGGGTTTCGATCTCCACAGCCTCGCGGGCGCTGAACGACAGCCCGGCGGTGAACCAGCGCACTAAGCAGCTGATCTGGAAGCTGGCGCGCGAGATGGACTATCCGTTCCGCCGCTACATGCCCGCCGGCCCGATCGGCGCCGAGGCCACGATCGCCCTCGTGACCCCCCGCCCGCAAGGCCGCGACAGCGGCATGTCCGACCCGTTCTTCCTGGAACTGCTGGCCGGGGTCGGCGAGGCGGCCAAGGAGCGCGGCTGCGACGTCATCCTCAGCCACATCGCTCCGGCTAATTTCGAGGATCTCGCCGCGGCGATGAACACCAGCCGGGCCGAGGGGGTGATCTTCCTGGGCCAGAGCTCGCTGCACGCGGCCTTCAACCGTCTGGCCGAGACCGAAACCCGCTTCGTGGTCTGGGGCGCCCAGTTCCCGGACCAGGCCTATTGCTCGGTCGGCTCAGACAACATCCAGGGCGGCCGCCGCGCCACGCTGCATCTGGCGCGCCTGGGCCGCAAGCGCATCGTCTTCCTGGGGGACACCGAGGCGCCCGAGGCCATGCACCGCCACCGCGGCTATCTGGAAGCCCTGGAGCAGGCCAAGCTGGGCGTCGATCCGGACCTGATCGTCCCCGCCCACTTCGAGGTCGAGTCGGCCGAGGCCGCCGTCGACAGCCTGATCCATCACGGCATCCAGTTCGACGGCGTGGTCGCCGCTTCGGATCTGATCGCCCTGGGCGCCATCCGCGCGCTGAAGCACGCGGGCCTGTCCGTGCCCGGCGACGTCTCGGTGATGGGCTTCGACAACGTGCCCTTCAGCCGCTACGCCAGCCCCGCCCTCTCGACCATCGCTCAGGACACGGCCAAGGCCGGCCGGCTGATGGTATCCAAGCTGCTCGACAGCGGCGAGCGCGCCAGCCGATCGGAGCGGGTGCCGACCGACCTGATCATCCGGGAAAGCTGCGGGGGCTAGCCCCGCCGCGCGATCAGTCCCGCGCAGGGCGGCATCTCGCCCTCGGCGCCGAGGTTGACGCCGTCGATCAGCGTCCAGCCATCCGGCGGCGACCAACCCACCGCCTCGTGACCCAGGTTGAAGGCCAGCAGCAGCGCGTCCGCCCCCTCCCCGCGCTGGAAGATCAGCAGCGGGCTGTTGGTGTCGACGAAGGTGATGGCGCCGGTGCGCAGCGCCGGATGAGCGCGACGCAGGGCGATCAGGCGGCGCGCGACGTGCAGGGTCGAGTTCGGATCGGCCTCCTGGGCGTCCACGGCCAGCGACATGTGCTCGGGATCGACCGGCAGCCAGGGCTCGACCGCCGAGAAGCCGGCGTTCAGCGCATGAGCCTGCCAGGGCATGGGGGTGCGAGCCCCATCGCGACCCAGGGTCTGGGGCCAGTTGGCGATGGCTTCCGGGTCCTGCAGCCGCTCGAACGGAACATTCGCCTGGGGCAAGCCCAGCTCCTCGCCCTGATAGACAAAGACATTGCCGCGCAGCCCCATCAGCAGCAGCAGGCACATCTCGGCGAAGGCCTTGCGGTCACGGCCCTCGGCCCAGCGCGACACCGCGCGCGGCGCGTCGTGGTTGGAGAAGGTCCAGGACGGCCAGCCTTCCCCATCCTCGCCCGGCCACATGGCCGCGCCCTGGGGGATCATGTCGCCGGACAGCTTGTCGGCGTAGAGATAGAGGAAGCCGTAGGCGCTGTTCAGCCGATCGTTTCCGGCCGTGAACAGCTTCATCTCGCGATCGGCGTGGTCGCCGCCGACCTCGGCCACCGAGAACCGCCCGCCCGCCGCGTCGGTCAGGGCCCGGATGCGCGACAGGAACTTCGGGATGTCGGCGTGGCTCTGGTTGTGGATCTTGTCCTGGAAGTCGAACGGCCGCGTGCGCTTGCCGCCCGGCGGCAGGGGCGGATTGTCGGTCAGCGCCGGGTCGTGCATCGAGAAGTTGATGGCGTCGAAACGGAAGCCGTCCACGCCCTTGTCGATCCAGAACTGGGTGACGGCCAGCAGGGCGTCCTGGACCGCGGGATTGTGCAGGTTCAGCTGCGGCTGCGAGGCCAGGAAGTTGTGCATGTAGTACTGGCCGCGGCGCGCGTCCCAGGTCCAGGCGGGGCCGCCGAACACCGACTGCCAGTTGCTGGGCGGGCTGCCGTCGGGCTTGGCGTCGGCCCAGACGAACCAGTCGGCCTTGGCGTTGGTCCGGTCCTGGCGGCTCTCGGCGAACCAGGGATGCTCCTCGGACGTGTGCGAGAAGACCAGATCGATGATGATCTTCAGGTCCAGCGCGTGAGCCTTGGCGACCAGGGCGTCGAAGTCGGCCAGGGACCCAAAGATCGGATCGACGTCGCGATAGTCCGAGACGTCGTAGCCGAAGTCCTTCATCGGCGACTTGAAGAACGGCGACAGCCAAACGCCCTCGACGCCCAGCGAGGCGATGTGCTCGAGCCGGGCGGTGATCCCCGGCAGGTCGCCGACGCCGTCGCCGTTCGAGTCGGCGAAGCTGCGCGGATAGACCTGGTAGATCACCGCGCCGCGCCACCACTCGCTCATCAACGTCTCCGCACGGGGCTTGGCTAGAACTTCAACGGTCACGGTCGTCCCTCGGAAACGCATAGCATGTAGTCGAGCGGCGCAAGCTCGACGGAATAGCCGTCTGGCGCGGCGGCGCTGGACTGGCAGGCGCCGCGCAGGGCGCGCCACGACGCCGAACGGGCCTCGACCGGCACGTTGGCCTTGATCGGCTCGTCGCTCGTGTTGAAGACAGCCAGAACCTCGGTCCCGGCCAGCAGCCGCGAGAACGCGAAGAGGCCCGGCTGCTGGTCGGCGACGCGCGTCACCTGGCGGCCGTCTCGCAAGGCCGGCGTCGCGGCCCGGATCCGCGCCAGCTCGGCGATCTGTCGGTAGAGCGCGCTGTCGGGATCGAACGCCGACCGGGCGCCCTTGGCCGACACCCCGATCAGGCGGTTGTCGTTGTAGCTGGCGACCCGGCTCGGGAACATGTCCTCGCGGGAGTCGGCGTAGTCGCCGTCGCCGGTGAAGCCCTGCTCGTCGCCATAGTAGATCGTCGGGACGCCGCGCGCGGTCAGCAGGACGGCGTTGGCCAGGGTCACGCGAGCCAGCAGTTCGTCATCGCGGATCCCGGGCCGCGCCTTCTGAACGAACCAGCCGATGCGGCCCATGTCGTGGTTACCCAGGAAGGTCGGCAACTGGCGCGCGGTCGCCTCGCCGCCTTCGTAGACGGGATCCCCGGCGAAGACCCGCGCCAGCCGCTCCGGCCCGGCCTTGCCGGTGACGACGTTGGTCACCGCCGCCTGGAAGGCGAAGTCCAGCACCGCCGGCAGCTTGTCGACCCGCGTATGGCTGGCCAGGATCGCCACGTCGGGATCGAAGACCTCGCCGAAGATGTGGAAGTTCGGAATCCCCTTGGCCTTGGCGCGCGCAAGCATGGCGGGCACGAAGGCTCGCCAGAATTCCGGGTTCACGTGGCGGGCGGTGTCGATGCGGAAGCCGTCGATCCCGAAGTCGTCGATCCACCGGCCGTAGACCTCGATGAAGCCCGCCACGACGCGCGGGTTCTCGGTGAAGACATCGTCCAGCGTGGCGAAATCGCCCAGCAGCGAGCTCTCGCCGGCGAACGTGCTCTCGCCACGGTTATGGTAGTAGATCGGGTCGTTCAGCCAGGCGGGCGCCTTGGCGGCCTCCTGCCCCGCGGGAACGAAGGGCGTATAGGCCCAGTCCGGCCGCTCCAGCTTGCCGAAGTCCTCGCCATCGAAGCCCTCGTTGATCGTCGGCCCCGCCACGCCGCCCTTGCGCGCGTAGGGATAGTCGGCGACGCCGCGATAGGCGCAATG encodes:
- a CDS encoding MFS transporter — protein: MARQRLTFLQIWNMCFGFFGIQIGFGLQNANTSRIFQTLGVDVNHLAILWIAAPATGLLVQPIIGHLSDKTWGRLGRRRPYFFWGAILTTAALLVMPNSPTLWVAAAALWIMDASINVTMEPFRAFVGDNLPDEQRATGYAMQSFFIGLGAVLASALPWMLTNWLHVANTAPPGEIPDAVRIAFYVGGAGLLAAVMWTVFTTREYPPEQLQAFDVEERRFGPRQEPAPSINAYIALGVGGVLAGLALAAIVWGARLEKELYVLAGLLLAFGVAGVAGARFKRLGRTDNGFSEVLEDVFRMPVTMRQLAVVQFFSWFGLFAMWIYTTPAVAAVHFGATDAASKAYNEGADWVGVLFAVYNGVAALAALLIPVMVKVTSRKVSHAVCLTLGALGLLSFLLIRQPGLLWVGMIGVGFAWSSILSAPYSILAGALPARKMGVYMGVFNFFIVIPQLLAATVLGLLLKTFFGSQAIYALVLGAASLVIAALGTFAVRDAKPA
- a CDS encoding alpha-amylase family glycosyl hydrolase, with the translated sequence MRFRGTTVTVEVLAKPRAETLMSEWWRGAVIYQVYPRSFADSNGDGVGDLPGITARLEHIASLGVEGVWLSPFFKSPMKDFGYDVSDYRDVDPIFGSLADFDALVAKAHALDLKIIIDLVFSHTSEEHPWFAESRQDRTNAKADWFVWADAKPDGSPPSNWQSVFGGPAWTWDARRGQYYMHNFLASQPQLNLHNPAVQDALLAVTQFWIDKGVDGFRFDAINFSMHDPALTDNPPLPPGGKRTRPFDFQDKIHNQSHADIPKFLSRIRALTDAAGGRFSVAEVGGDHADREMKLFTAGNDRLNSAYGFLYLYADKLSGDMIPQGAAMWPGEDGEGWPSWTFSNHDAPRAVSRWAEGRDRKAFAEMCLLLLMGLRGNVFVYQGEELGLPQANVPFERLQDPEAIANWPQTLGRDGARTPMPWQAHALNAGFSAVEPWLPVDPEHMSLAVDAQEADPNSTLHVARRLIALRRAHPALRTGAITFVDTNSPLLIFQRGEGADALLLAFNLGHEAVGWSPPDGWTLIDGVNLGAEGEMPPCAGLIARRG
- a CDS encoding alpha-amylase family glycosyl hydrolase → MSVMTPWRRTLLAVLGSSALAAAAIAAPSSYPQRKPQDEVIYFLLPDRFENGDRGNDHGGPDRGPLVDGFDPTRAGFYHGGDLKGVTRRLDYIQGLGATAIWLAPIFKNKAVQGAPGRESAAHHGYWITDFTDVDPHFGTKADFKALVDAAHARGLKVYMDIVVNHTADVIQYRECPEGHCAYRGVADYPYARKGGVAGPTINEGFDGEDFGKLERPDWAYTPFVPAGQEAAKAPAWLNDPIYYHNRGESTFAGESSLLGDFATLDDVFTENPRVVAGFIEVYGRWIDDFGIDGFRIDTARHVNPEFWRAFVPAMLARAKAKGIPNFHIFGEVFDPDVAILASHTRVDKLPAVLDFAFQAAVTNVVTGKAGPERLARVFAGDPVYEGGEATARQLPTFLGNHDMGRIGWFVQKARPGIRDDELLARVTLANAVLLTARGVPTIYYGDEQGFTGDGDYADSREDMFPSRVASYNDNRLIGVSAKGARSAFDPDSALYRQIAELARIRAATPALRDGRQVTRVADQQPGLFAFSRLLAGTEVLAVFNTSDEPIKANVPVEARSASWRALRGACQSSAAAPDGYSVELAPLDYMLCVSEGRP